The genomic DNA gttgaaTTATCACCATGAAAAGTTTAGAAAACACTGGATCTCAACAGTTCATTTAGCTGTGTTAGTCTGTTTTTCTATGGCAAAAAATGGGATGTCATGAATTCTCTGATCTGAAATGTTGTTCCCTCCCACGGAATGCCTCGTTGGCTCCCCCCAACCCCACCctctctgtgtggctgtgctCTGCCTTGTCATTGGTGGGTGAAATATGAAGCATCCTGAGCATCAGTGCCGACATCGAGACAGTTGGAGAAATCCTGCTGAAGATTATCCCAACACTGGAAGAGGTGAGGACTTGaacttgttttccttctcttctttaCAAGTCTAGTTGAACAGAGTAAACGAAataattttgaaatgaaaacagtcatgTGATGATATACTTGATATCACgatctattctaaatgtccatTGTGTTACAAAGATGCTTTCTAGTTCAAGTTAGGTTTACTGTGCTTGCTGTACTTTTGTTTGCTTGCTCTTttgcatttgtgtattttacCTTTGTTCTCACTTGCAAGTAAGTGGTTAAATAAGTTAAACTGGACTGATTCAAATTCTGTCAGGTTGTGTCTGCAATCTATTTTGAGGCTGTCTGTAAAACTGTTGCCATGTGCCTGCTTCTGCAATTAACTGGTGGGAAAAAGGAACTTTCAAACTGCGATTAAAAACAATTCATAGATTTTCTATCACCCCTAGAGTGTATGCCACCCATTATCTGAAGTATGGTAATAAATTTGTTACTGTCTTTCTCGTAGCCTCTGCATTAATTTGCCGTTATGTACCTTCTTGGTGGATAATTTTGCCAGAATTAGAAGAAACATAAGTGTCAGGCAGGGTTGAGTTTTCAGAGAACTAAACAGATTTCATCATAGTATTAACATAATAAATATCTCCCTCAGTACCAGCAGTACAATGGCATGGATTTTGATTGTGAGCTGCGTCTGCTGATCCACCAGAGCCTGGCTGGCTCCATCATTGGGGTGAAGGGAGCCAAGATCAAGGAGCTCCGTGAGGTATGTTGATACAAGGGATGGCGATCAGCTTTTTGCAATTAAATCTGTTGCAAAGCAGGTTACAGACTGAAAGGTGTGAGTAATATACAACATGCATTCTCACACAGCCTTCTGTCGCTGCCAGTTTTTCAGTTGTAGCAGGAATACACTCTGGTTTATACGCAGCTAGAGGTACACAGACAGGATACATTTTTTTGCTGTGTTAATTGTTtatattatttgtgtttgttgaatTGATTTCTTAACTGTCATATTGTCTGGCTCCATCTGTTATGTGGTGGAATACTGAATGTACCTTAATGTGGAAATACCCATAAAGTGACAGTTGTGATTTGACGTGTGAAATGATTGATGTCTTTCCCTTTTCTTGTGCccttcatgtgtgtctgtctcgtGCCTCCAGAACACAAAGACCAGCATCAAGCTGTTTCAGGAGTGCTGTCCTCAGTCGACGGACCGGGTGGTGCTGGTTGGTGGTAAAACAGAGAGGGTGGTGGAGTGTATCAAGACAATGCTGGAGCTCATCGCTGATGTAAGTATCTTTTACAGTGGTTGAGTGGGCTTTTGTCATTTGAGTTGCATCTTATCGAATTAATTGAATCATTTTTCTTACCGAATGAACCTTGTTCATCCGAAATTTAAACTGCAGTCTAGTGTAAGGCACTCAAATGGACACAGCATGCCATGCTGCAGCTGACCagacattttgtgttgtttctcaTAGATGCACCTTTATCCTCAGCATAGTCAGTATTCTTGTAAACTATGCATTTCAAATGCCCCTCGGCAGGTCAGTTtatctccctctgtcctcccttttAGGCTCCCATAAAGGGCCGTGCTCAGCCCTATGACCCTAACTTCTACGATGAAACATATGAATATGGTGGTTTCACTGTAATGTttgaggagaggggaggtggTCGAAGGCTTATGGGAGGGTTCCCAATGCGTGGGGGCAGGTCCAGCGGTGGAGAGCGCGGGTTTGACCGAATGCCCTCTAGCAGAGGGGTACGGGGACCCATGCCTCCTTCCCGCCGAGATTACGATGAGATGAGTCCTCGCCGAGGTcctcccccaccccacccaagTAGGGTGTCCAGGGGGAGTGGCCGCGTGCGCAACATGCCCATGGGACACCAACACAGAGGAGGGTAAGATATGAACATTAGTGATGCACAGTGTATTTTATGTCGCTGCcctgctttgctttttctttcactcatgCACAAACGCGGGTCCTGTCACAAGGCGTGGCCACTTAATTGAGATCGTTGGTGCTTATGTTTAGCAGTGGCCATGCTGTCTATGCCTAATAGAGAAATCttataaatattttttgttttactgaacACTATAGTGCCAAGTGCTTACATGATCCCGCTCATCAGTTTGAAGTTGAGAGTCCTTTTACTGCTGTTAACCTCTTGAGTTATAAGTGTTTGATATTTTAGaccaactactactactactctgtTCAGTGCTAGAGTTCCTCTTCTAGAGcacttgtttcttgttttttttcctactgCATCCACATTTACAAAACTTAATCCCTCTTCAGATGCTTATTTTCCATTCAGGGTTATTCTTTTCACAGATTCACCAGTCTTGCTTTACATTGTCTAATTCATAGGATAAAGTGAGTCCAGTTTTCTGTGTAATGCAGTGTCACACTGTGCACCTCTGGAAACATTTGTATTCATGGTTGTCATTCCATTAATTTTATGTGCTCATCAATGTTTgtctgggtgtgtttgtgtgtctttttctccatctccatcttgCCCACAGAGATGATCGTTACTATGACTCGTACCGTGGCTCAGATGACAGGTCAAAGTAAGTTTCTGTCCCCAAACCTTTGCCTAAACTTTCTAACTTATCTCAACAGGGATACTTCGACATTCTGATACTGTTATTTTATATTACTTGCACTTGCCCCAATGTTGGTAGTGCTCTGTAACGGTAGTTCACGGAAACAAAGATTCCTCATTGATACCTCTGGGTGGTGCTTCCTCTAGAGTAGCATTTTACCCTTTGGTCTTTGTAAGGAATTAGTCATTTACTAGCACTGACAGTTGTTCTGCTTAAATTCCATtcacaaatgtgacaaatgatTGGCCATGATGCCTTGAAATTAAGTTTTAAGTGTTGAGGTATTCCTACATGTCCCATTTTTCCCTGCCTTACTACTTTATTGTTACAAGTTTTTGATTATGATTAGTTGTCCACTCACTCCCGTGAGACAAATAACACTCTTTTGCCCTCCTGTCATATCCTTAACTCCCAACACTAACTACTGCCTTACAAACATCTATTGCTTGCCAGTC from Chaetodon trifascialis isolate fChaTrf1 chromosome 6, fChaTrf1.hap1, whole genome shotgun sequence includes the following:
- the hnrnpk gene encoding heterogeneous nuclear ribonucleoprotein K isoform X1, which translates into the protein MDTEIDHQDETSFSNSETNGKRPAEDADEQKSFKRSRNSDEMVELRILLQSKNAGAVIGKGGKNIKALRTDYNASVSVPDSSGPERILSISADIETVGEILLKIIPTLEEYQQYNGMDFDCELRLLIHQSLAGSIIGVKGAKIKELRENTKTSIKLFQECCPQSTDRVVLVGGKTERVVECIKTMLELIADAPIKGRAQPYDPNFYDETYEYGGFTVMFEERGGGRRLMGGFPMRGGRSSGGERGFDRMPSSRGVRGPMPPSRRDYDEMSPRRGPPPPHPSRVSRGSGRVRNMPMGHQHRGGDDRYYDSYRGSDDRSNDRRGRPDRYSDNMSGGGYDNSSSWDSYQSGGRGSYNDMGGPVITTQVTIPKDLAGSIIGKGGQRIKQIRHESGASIKIDEPLEGSEDRIITITGTQDQIQNAQFLLQNSVKQYSGHLL
- the hnrnpk gene encoding heterogeneous nuclear ribonucleoprotein K isoform X2, which encodes MDTEIDHQDETSFSNSETNGKRPAEDADEQKSFKRSRNSDEMVELRILLQSKNAGAVIGKGGKNIKALRTDYNASVSVPDSSGPERILSISADIETVGEILLKIIPTLEEYQQYNGMDFDCELRLLIHQSLAGSIIGVKGAKIKELRENTKTSIKLFQECCPQSTDRVVLVGGKTERVVECIKTMLELIADAPIKGRAQPYDPNFYDETYEYGGFTVMFEERGGGRRLMGGFPMRGGRSSGGERGFDRMPSSRGVRGPMPPSRRDYDEMSPRRGPPPPHPSRVSRGSGRVRNMPMGHQHRGGDRRGRPDRYSDNMSGGGYDNSSSWDSYQSGGRGSYNDMGGPVITTQVTIPKDLAGSIIGKGGQRIKQIRHESGASIKIDEPLEGSEDRIITITGTQDQIQNAQFLLQNSVKQYSGHLL